From the Thermodesulfovibrionales bacterium genome, the window AATATAGATAAATATAAAATAAAAAGGTGAATTTTTGAAAGGAGAATTTGGTGCTATAAGTCAAAAACTAGCATTGTTCTGGAAAAAAGATAAAAATAAAAAAGTTAGATGTGAACTTTGTCCTAGATTTTGTATAATTAATGAAAATGAAAAAGGATTTTGTAGAGTAAGAAAAAATATAAATGGAAAATTATACTCTCTTGTTTATAGTAGGCCGACATCAATTGGAATAGATCCTATAGAGAAAAAACCTCTTTTTCATTTTTTACCAGGCACATATGCTTTTTCTATAGGAACTGCTGGATGTAATTTAGCATGTAAACATTGTCAAAATTGGGAAATTTCACAAAATGATCCAGAAAGAACATATAATTATTTTCTTCCCCCAGAAACTATTATTCAAAAAATAAAATCATTTAACAATAAAAAAATAATTTCTAGT encodes:
- the amrS gene encoding AmmeMemoRadiSam system radical SAM enzyme; the encoded protein is MKGEFGAISQKLALFWKKDKNKKVRCELCPRFCIINENEKGFCRVRKNINGKLYSLVYSRPTSIGIDPIEKKPLFHFLPGTYAFSIGTAGCNLACKHCQNWEISQNDPERTYNYFLPPETIIQKIKSFNNKKIISSIAYTYNEPSIFIEYLLDIAKLAKKEGIKNTYHSSGFINLTPLKEICKYLDSANIDLKYFSDKIYKQNSLGALDPILEAIEYIYSKKIWLEITNLIIPTINDSEKIVK